In Massilia violaceinigra, one DNA window encodes the following:
- a CDS encoding acyltransferase family protein: MSSPTKHIPYLDGWRGLAIIAVLVSHFKWTQELSWLGGFGVQLFFVLSGFLMGNLLFIKKVPLKDFFVRRMSRVFPTFWMFVIAMALYAAFLQPVRHVATRGELLSTFAFLCSYFPADMSIWHRAWPIGHLWSLSVEEHSYMFLAAGALLVGNLKNRYAGAAFLLAGTAAIMAVNAYYPSHPPAGATPWFLRSESAAIGLVAAAAYRVTAASTQATWLRESPPWLPVLSFIMAIACYSIFAHKRLQYTVGPLCLAYTINHLERTPQIVRQLLSSKVMQWFGVCSFSLYLWQQPIYYAVIEGRFPHMAGLVAAIAVGAASYFLFENPMRLYLNRKWAERRPLPAATAATAAAAPIV; this comes from the coding sequence ATGAGCAGTCCCACCAAACATATCCCCTACCTCGATGGATGGCGCGGCCTGGCCATCATCGCCGTCCTGGTATCGCACTTCAAATGGACGCAAGAACTCTCCTGGCTGGGTGGGTTCGGCGTACAACTCTTCTTCGTGCTGTCCGGTTTCTTGATGGGCAACCTCCTGTTTATCAAGAAGGTGCCGCTGAAGGATTTCTTTGTGCGCAGGATGAGCCGGGTGTTTCCGACGTTCTGGATGTTCGTCATTGCGATGGCGCTGTATGCGGCCTTCCTGCAACCGGTGCGTCATGTGGCAACCCGCGGCGAGTTGCTATCCACCTTCGCCTTTTTGTGCAGCTACTTTCCGGCCGATATGAGCATCTGGCATCGCGCCTGGCCGATCGGGCATCTGTGGTCGCTTAGCGTCGAGGAGCACAGCTACATGTTCCTGGCGGCCGGCGCCCTGTTGGTCGGCAATCTGAAGAACCGGTACGCCGGCGCGGCATTCCTGCTCGCCGGTACAGCCGCCATCATGGCTGTCAACGCCTACTACCCTTCGCACCCGCCCGCCGGCGCAACGCCATGGTTCCTGCGTAGCGAGTCCGCCGCAATCGGGCTGGTCGCAGCTGCTGCCTATCGCGTCACCGCGGCAAGCACGCAAGCCACATGGCTGCGCGAAAGTCCCCCATGGCTGCCTGTCCTGAGCTTCATCATGGCGATCGCCTGCTACTCGATCTTTGCCCACAAGCGGCTTCAATACACGGTTGGCCCGCTGTGCCTGGCATACACGATCAACCATCTCGAGCGCACGCCGCAGATTGTCAGGCAACTGCTGTCAAGCAAAGTGATGCAGTGGTTCGGCGTCTGCTCATTTTCGCTCTACCTGTGGCAGCAGCCGATTTACTACGCGGTGATCGAGGGTCGCTTCCCGCATATGGCCGGTTTGGTGGCGGCGATCGCCGTAGGCGCGGCGTCCTACTTTCTCTTCGAGAATCCAATGCGCCTGTATTTGAACCGCAAGTGGGCCGAGCGGCGCCCGCTCCCCGCAGCCACCGCCGCCACCGCCGCCGCCGCTCCCATCGTCTAA
- the murI gene encoding glutamate racemase: MVATASASAPIGVFDSGVGGLSVLRHIRAQLPHEHLLYFADSGFAPYGDKPESVVAERSLAVAGFLVANGAKALVVACNTATVAAIKVLRAHYPDMPIVGVEPGLKPAAAATRNGKVGVLATSVTIAGAKFLLLRDQISAASSAQFLLQGCPGLVDQIELGDLGSDAIRTLLERYVVPLIDQGADTLVLGCTHYPFVLATLGKVIAGATAREIVLIDTGDAVARQLARLLGSAGLLNQGSDDAPAPDSVAVAVAAIGIGAAATLQGYTSASGTALSVAFANLLGVDAPVREVVI, encoded by the coding sequence ATGGTGGCCACGGCGTCGGCTAGCGCGCCGATCGGCGTGTTCGATTCCGGCGTGGGCGGCTTGTCGGTCCTGCGTCATATCCGCGCGCAGCTGCCGCATGAGCATTTGCTGTACTTCGCCGATTCCGGTTTTGCGCCGTATGGCGACAAGCCGGAGAGCGTGGTGGCCGAGCGTTCGCTGGCGGTCGCGGGTTTTCTGGTGGCCAACGGCGCCAAGGCGCTGGTGGTGGCATGCAATACGGCGACGGTGGCCGCCATCAAGGTGCTGCGCGCGCACTATCCCGACATGCCCATCGTCGGGGTGGAGCCGGGCCTCAAGCCGGCTGCGGCGGCCACGCGCAACGGCAAGGTGGGCGTGCTGGCGACCAGCGTGACCATCGCCGGCGCCAAGTTCCTGCTGCTGCGCGACCAGATCAGCGCGGCCAGCAGTGCGCAGTTCCTGCTGCAAGGGTGCCCTGGCCTGGTCGACCAGATCGAGCTGGGCGATCTGGGGTCGGACGCGATCAGGACGCTGCTGGAGCGCTATGTGGTGCCCTTGATCGATCAAGGTGCTGATACGCTGGTGCTGGGCTGCACGCACTATCCGTTCGTGCTGGCGACGCTCGGCAAGGTCATCGCCGGGGCGACAGCGCGCGAGATCGTACTGATCGACACCGGCGACGCGGTGGCGCGGCAGCTGGCGCGTCTGCTGGGTAGCGCGGGACTGCTCAATCAGGGCAGCGATGACGCACCGGCGCCGGATAGCGTGGCCGTCGCGGTGGCTGCCATCGGCATTGGTGCCGCTGCGACCCTGCAAGGCTATACCAGCGCCAGCGGAACGGCGCTGTCGGTCGCATTTGCCAACTTGCTGGGCGTCGATGCGCCCGTTCGCGAAGTGGTAATTTGA
- a CDS encoding fumarate hydratase, giving the protein MTIIKQEDLIESVAAALQYISYYHPADYIAHLARAYDSEKSDAAKDAIAQILTNSRMCAEGKRPICQDTGIVNVFLKIGMGVRFEGFSGTVTDAVNEGVRRAYNFDDNKLRASIVADPQFERKNTKDNTPAVVHMELVEGNTVDVKVAAKGGGSENKSKFVMLNPSDSLVDWVMKTVPTMGAGWCPPGMLGIGIGGTAEKAMLMAKEVLMDDIDMYELKLRGPQNKTEELRIELCDKINALGIGAQGLGGLTTVLDVKIMMHPTHAASKPVAMIPNCAATRHAHFVLDGSGASYIEPPALSTWPDVHWTPDTEKSRRVDLNTLTKEEVASWTPGQTLLLNGKMLTGRDAAHKRIQDMLAKGEELPVDFKNRVIYYVGPVDPVRDEAVGPAGPTTATRMDKFTDMMLEKTGLIAMIGKAERGPAAIESIQKHKSAYLMAVGGAAYLVSKAIKSAKVLGFHDMGMEAIYEFDVIDMPVTVAVDSNGTSVHNTGPKEWAAKIESLSSVGKIPVSVA; this is encoded by the coding sequence ATGACTATCATCAAGCAGGAAGACCTGATCGAATCGGTTGCGGCCGCTCTCCAGTACATCAGCTACTACCATCCGGCCGATTACATCGCCCACCTGGCGCGCGCCTACGATTCGGAAAAGAGCGACGCCGCCAAGGATGCGATCGCCCAGATCCTGACCAATTCGCGCATGTGCGCCGAGGGCAAACGTCCGATCTGCCAGGATACCGGCATCGTCAACGTATTCCTCAAGATCGGCATGGGCGTGCGCTTCGAAGGGTTTTCCGGCACCGTCACCGACGCCGTCAACGAAGGCGTGCGCCGCGCCTACAACTTCGACGACAACAAGCTGCGCGCCTCGATCGTGGCCGACCCGCAGTTCGAGCGCAAGAATACCAAGGACAACACGCCGGCCGTGGTCCACATGGAACTGGTCGAAGGCAACACCGTCGACGTCAAGGTCGCGGCCAAGGGCGGCGGCTCCGAGAACAAGTCCAAGTTCGTCATGCTCAACCCGTCCGACTCGCTGGTGGACTGGGTCATGAAGACCGTGCCGACCATGGGCGCGGGCTGGTGTCCGCCGGGCATGCTCGGGATCGGCATCGGCGGCACCGCCGAGAAAGCCATGCTGATGGCCAAGGAAGTGCTGATGGACGACATCGACATGTACGAACTGAAACTGCGCGGCCCGCAGAACAAGACCGAAGAACTGCGTATCGAGCTGTGCGACAAGATCAACGCGCTGGGCATCGGCGCCCAGGGCCTGGGCGGCCTGACAACAGTGCTCGACGTCAAGATCATGATGCACCCGACCCATGCGGCTTCCAAGCCGGTGGCGATGATTCCGAACTGCGCCGCCACCCGCCACGCGCACTTCGTGCTGGACGGCTCGGGCGCGAGCTACATCGAGCCGCCTGCGCTGTCGACCTGGCCGGACGTGCACTGGACCCCGGATACCGAAAAATCGCGCCGCGTCGACCTTAACACCCTCACGAAGGAAGAAGTCGCCTCGTGGACGCCGGGCCAGACCTTGCTGTTGAACGGCAAGATGCTGACCGGGCGCGACGCCGCGCACAAGCGCATCCAGGACATGCTGGCCAAGGGCGAGGAATTGCCGGTCGACTTCAAGAACCGCGTGATCTACTACGTGGGCCCGGTCGATCCGGTGCGCGATGAAGCAGTCGGCCCGGCCGGCCCGACCACCGCCACCCGCATGGACAAGTTCACCGACATGATGCTCGAAAAAACCGGCCTGATCGCCATGATCGGCAAGGCCGAGCGCGGTCCGGCGGCGATCGAATCGATTCAGAAGCACAAGTCGGCCTACCTGATGGCGGTCGGCGGCGCCGCTTACCTGGTGTCGAAGGCGATCAAGAGCGCCAAGGTGCTGGGCTTTCACGACATGGGCATGGAAGCGATTTACGAGTTCGACGTGATCGACATGCCGGTCACGGTGGCGGTCGACTCCAATGGAACTTCAGTGCACAACACCGGTCCAAAGGAATGGGCAGCGAAGATTGAGTCCTTGTCGAGTGTTGGCAAGATTCCTGTCAGCGTGGCCTGA
- a CDS encoding YqhA family protein, whose protein sequence is MSEPILPKERQKLTPLNNLIFMSRWLQLPLYLGLILAQCVYVFHFWVELKDLIGAVLGNEAALQHIFEAVTVPGARQATKLNEATIMLVVLGLIDVVMISNLLIMVIVGGYETFVSRMHLEGHPDQPEWLSHVNASVLKTKLAMAIIGISSIHLLKTFINANAYDPKVLIAQTVIHIVFLLSALAIAYTDRIMIGTQNQSKTPH, encoded by the coding sequence ATGTCTGAACCGATTTTACCGAAAGAGCGTCAGAAACTGACCCCCTTGAACAACCTCATTTTCATGAGCCGTTGGCTGCAATTGCCGCTGTATCTGGGGCTCATCCTGGCGCAGTGCGTGTATGTTTTCCATTTTTGGGTTGAACTCAAGGACCTGATCGGTGCCGTACTGGGCAACGAGGCGGCGCTGCAGCACATCTTTGAAGCGGTCACCGTGCCGGGCGCCAGGCAGGCGACCAAGCTGAACGAAGCGACCATCATGCTGGTGGTGCTGGGCCTGATCGACGTGGTGATGATTTCCAACCTGCTGATCATGGTCATCGTGGGCGGCTACGAAACGTTCGTCTCGCGCATGCATCTGGAAGGCCATCCCGACCAGCCGGAGTGGCTCTCGCACGTCAACGCGTCGGTGCTCAAGACCAAGCTGGCCATGGCGATCATCGGCATTTCGTCGATCCATCTGCTCAAGACGTTTATTAACGCCAATGCATACGACCCCAAGGTACTGATCGCCCAGACCGTGATCCACATCGTGTTCCTGCTCTCCGCGCTGGCCATCGCCTACACCGACCGCATCATGATCGGCACCCAGAACCAGTCCAAGACACCCCACTAA
- the acs gene encoding acetate--CoA ligase — protein MAATDSTQQDNQGLQECRVFAPPSDFVANAAISGMDAYKALCAEAAADYEGFWARLARENLEWHKPFTSTLNETDAPFYKWFEDGQLNVSYNCLDRNLKNGNADKTAIIFEADDGTVTRATYQELYERVCKFANGLKARGIKKGDRVIIYMSMSIEGVAAMQACARIGATHSVVFGGFSAKSLQERIIDAGAVAVITADEQLRGGKHLPLKSIVDEALALGGCESIKNVIVYKRTGGNIAFTEGRDLWLHELVADQPAECEPEWVGAEHPLFILYTSGSTGTPKGVQHSSGGYLLWAALTMKWSFDIKPQDVFWCTADIGWVTGHSYIAYGPLAVGATQIVFEGVPTYPNAGRFWANIAKHKVSIFYTAPTAIRSLIKAADVDPSVHPSKYDLSSLRLLGSVGEPINPEAWMWYYKNVGGERCPVVDTFWQTETGGHMITPLPGATPMVPGSCTLPLPGIMTAIVDEAGADVPNGQGGILVVKRPWPSMIRTIWGNPERFKTSYFPDELGGKMYLAGDGAIRNKDTGYFTITGRIDDVLNVSGHRMGTMEIESALVANPMVAEAAVVGKPDDTTGESICAFVVLKQARPTGEEARKLALELRNWVAKEIGPIAKPKEIRFGDNLPKTRSGKIMRRLLRVLAKGETITQDVSTLENPAILEQLKEAS, from the coding sequence ATGGCAGCAACAGATTCCACCCAGCAGGACAATCAAGGCTTGCAAGAATGCCGCGTGTTTGCGCCGCCGTCCGACTTCGTCGCCAACGCCGCCATTTCCGGGATGGATGCCTACAAGGCGCTGTGCGCGGAAGCGGCCGCCGATTACGAAGGTTTCTGGGCCCGCCTGGCACGCGAGAATCTCGAGTGGCACAAGCCATTCACCTCGACCCTGAACGAAACCGATGCCCCGTTCTACAAATGGTTCGAGGACGGCCAGCTGAACGTGTCGTACAACTGCCTCGACCGCAACCTCAAGAACGGCAACGCCGACAAGACCGCGATCATCTTTGAAGCGGACGACGGCACCGTCACGCGCGCGACGTACCAGGAGTTGTACGAGCGCGTCTGCAAATTCGCCAACGGCCTCAAGGCGCGCGGCATCAAGAAGGGCGACCGCGTCATTATTTACATGTCGATGTCGATCGAAGGCGTGGCCGCCATGCAGGCCTGCGCGCGTATCGGCGCCACCCACTCGGTGGTGTTTGGCGGCTTTTCCGCCAAATCGCTCCAGGAGCGCATCATCGACGCCGGCGCGGTGGCGGTCATTACGGCCGACGAGCAACTGCGCGGCGGCAAGCACCTGCCGCTGAAAAGCATCGTCGACGAAGCGCTGGCGCTGGGCGGCTGCGAGAGCATCAAGAACGTGATCGTCTACAAGCGCACCGGCGGCAACATCGCCTTCACCGAAGGGCGCGACCTGTGGCTGCACGAGCTAGTGGCCGACCAGCCCGCTGAGTGCGAGCCGGAATGGGTGGGCGCCGAGCATCCGCTGTTCATCCTGTACACCTCCGGCTCGACCGGCACCCCGAAGGGCGTGCAGCATTCCAGCGGCGGCTACCTGCTGTGGGCCGCGCTGACCATGAAGTGGAGCTTCGACATCAAGCCGCAGGACGTGTTCTGGTGCACCGCCGATATCGGCTGGGTCACCGGTCACAGCTACATCGCCTACGGCCCGCTGGCGGTGGGCGCGACCCAGATCGTGTTCGAAGGCGTCCCCACCTACCCGAACGCCGGGCGCTTCTGGGCCAACATCGCCAAGCACAAGGTCAGCATCTTCTACACGGCGCCGACCGCGATCCGTTCGCTGATCAAGGCGGCCGATGTCGACCCTAGCGTGCATCCATCCAAGTACGACCTGAGCAGCCTGCGCCTGCTCGGTTCGGTGGGCGAGCCGATCAACCCGGAAGCCTGGATGTGGTACTACAAGAACGTGGGCGGCGAGCGCTGCCCGGTGGTCGACACCTTCTGGCAGACCGAAACGGGCGGCCACATGATCACTCCGCTGCCGGGCGCGACGCCGATGGTGCCGGGTTCGTGCACCTTGCCGCTGCCGGGCATCATGACGGCGATTGTCGACGAGGCCGGCGCGGATGTGCCGAACGGGCAGGGCGGCATTCTGGTCGTCAAGCGGCCGTGGCCATCGATGATCCGCACCATCTGGGGCAATCCGGAACGCTTCAAGACCAGCTACTTCCCGGATGAACTGGGCGGCAAGATGTACCTGGCGGGCGATGGCGCGATCCGCAACAAGGATACCGGCTACTTCACGATCACGGGCCGCATCGATGACGTGCTCAACGTGTCGGGCCACCGCATGGGCACCATGGAAATCGAATCGGCGCTGGTGGCCAATCCGATGGTGGCCGAGGCGGCCGTGGTGGGCAAGCCGGACGATACGACCGGCGAATCGATCTGCGCTTTCGTGGTGCTCAAGCAGGCGCGCCCGACCGGGGAAGAGGCCAGGAAGCTGGCGCTGGAGCTGCGCAACTGGGTGGCCAAGGAAATCGGCCCGATCGCCAAGCCGAAGGAAATCCGCTTTGGCGACAATCTGCCCAAGACCCGCTCCGGCAAGATCATGCGGCGTTTGCTGAGGGTGCTGGCCAAGGGCGAGACCATCACGCAGGATGTCTCGACACTGGAAAATCCGGCCATTCTGGAGCAGTTGAAGGAGGCCTCGTAA
- a CDS encoding VOC family protein yields the protein MTSKNTICLWYDGDAVDAANFYAETFPDSAVHAIHRAPGNYPDGKEGDVLTVEFTVVGIPCLGLNGGPHFKHSEAFSFLIATDDQAETDRLWNAIVSNGGQESECGWCKDRWGLSWQIAPRVLTDAVFGTDRAAAKRAFDAMMTMKKIDIATIERAVRDRG from the coding sequence ATGACCAGCAAGAACACGATCTGTCTTTGGTATGACGGCGACGCCGTCGACGCGGCAAACTTTTATGCAGAAACCTTTCCCGACAGCGCAGTCCATGCAATTCACCGCGCACCGGGCAACTATCCCGATGGCAAAGAGGGCGATGTACTCACGGTCGAGTTCACCGTCGTCGGCATTCCATGCCTCGGGCTCAATGGCGGCCCGCATTTCAAGCACAGCGAAGCCTTCTCGTTCTTGATCGCGACCGACGACCAAGCCGAAACCGACCGCTTGTGGAACGCCATCGTCAGCAATGGTGGACAGGAAAGCGAATGCGGCTGGTGCAAGGACCGCTGGGGATTGTCGTGGCAAATAGCCCCGCGCGTCCTGACCGACGCAGTATTCGGCACGGACCGCGCCGCGGCCAAGCGCGCGTTCGATGCGATGATGACGATGAAAAAGATCGATATCGCCACGATAGAACGGGCAGTGCGTGACCGGGGTTGA
- a CDS encoding acyltransferase family protein, translating into MAVVVEKVSGAKPSAPGQFGLINLLKAIAAQLIVLHHLAFYGPMADYARPLMPDVIDWLDSFARIAVQVFLVIGGFLVAKSLFPKGQPGLINPLGTVWRRYAKLVPPFMVAILFAVAASALANRWMTHDSISAPPDFMQLAAHALLLQGVLGYDSLSAGAWYVAIDFQLYAVVALLVWLCGRFSGSRLRRWLMPAVFVIGISMSLLYFNRDPDWDEWAPYFFGSYGLGIMAWLASDPARRPRAVALLVAMIVLPTLIALALDFRLRIAVALVVACVLFLFGRARTGSYSYWGISAVNRLAQISYSVFLIHFPVCLVMNAAFTRFVPPEPHYQALGMLVAWGASLMAGAAFYRCVELPLGRAMQSVTEVASSRTAFI; encoded by the coding sequence ATGGCTGTCGTTGTAGAAAAAGTATCCGGGGCCAAGCCAAGCGCCCCGGGTCAGTTTGGACTCATCAATCTGTTAAAAGCCATCGCGGCACAATTAATCGTATTGCACCACCTGGCCTTTTACGGCCCCATGGCGGACTACGCGCGGCCCCTGATGCCCGACGTAATCGACTGGCTGGATTCCTTCGCGCGCATCGCGGTGCAGGTCTTCCTCGTGATCGGCGGATTTCTCGTCGCTAAATCCTTGTTCCCGAAAGGCCAGCCAGGCTTGATCAATCCGCTGGGAACCGTGTGGCGACGGTATGCCAAGCTGGTTCCGCCGTTTATGGTGGCGATCCTGTTCGCCGTTGCCGCTTCCGCGCTGGCCAACCGATGGATGACGCACGATTCCATCTCCGCCCCGCCCGATTTCATGCAACTGGCGGCGCATGCGCTGCTGCTGCAGGGCGTGCTGGGTTACGACTCCCTGTCGGCAGGGGCGTGGTACGTTGCGATCGATTTCCAGTTGTATGCAGTGGTGGCCTTGCTGGTCTGGCTCTGCGGACGTTTTTCCGGCAGCCGATTGCGGCGCTGGCTGATGCCTGCGGTGTTTGTCATCGGTATCAGCATGTCGCTCTTGTACTTCAATCGCGATCCCGACTGGGATGAGTGGGCGCCCTATTTCTTCGGGAGCTATGGACTCGGCATCATGGCGTGGCTGGCGAGCGATCCGGCACGGCGGCCACGCGCGGTTGCGCTGCTGGTGGCGATGATCGTGTTGCCAACGCTGATCGCGCTGGCACTGGACTTCCGTCTGCGCATTGCGGTGGCGCTAGTGGTTGCGTGCGTACTGTTCTTGTTCGGCCGTGCGCGCACCGGATCGTATTCATACTGGGGAATATCGGCGGTGAATCGTCTCGCGCAGATCTCTTATTCGGTATTCCTGATCCATTTCCCGGTATGCCTGGTGATGAATGCCGCGTTTACCCGTTTCGTGCCGCCTGAACCGCATTATCAGGCGCTGGGCATGCTGGTTGCCTGGGGTGCCAGCCTGATGGCGGGCGCCGCATTTTACCGGTGCGTGGAGCTTCCCTTGGGACGCGCCATGCAATCCGTCACTGAGGTAGCGTCGTCGCGCACGGCATTCATTTAA
- a CDS encoding cupin domain-containing protein: MTALTPDGFIKEEGFVEGLAEPNQTLWISEAGGLTQFGAFVEVLQPGTRSSIKHWHSAEDELVYVLEGHVTLVEGDVETILKPGDAATFRAGDAVGHFLWNRSAAPTRCLVVGTRAPVDRITYPDHDRVCHRDRSLPDDIWMNTAGDPASSPY, translated from the coding sequence ATGACCGCGCTAACGCCTGATGGCTTTATCAAAGAAGAAGGCTTCGTCGAGGGATTGGCCGAACCCAACCAGACGCTCTGGATTTCAGAAGCCGGCGGACTGACGCAGTTCGGCGCCTTCGTGGAAGTACTGCAACCGGGCACGCGCTCGTCGATCAAGCACTGGCACAGCGCGGAAGATGAATTGGTCTACGTCCTGGAAGGCCACGTGACCTTGGTCGAAGGCGATGTCGAAACAATCCTCAAGCCCGGCGACGCGGCGACTTTCCGCGCAGGCGACGCGGTCGGCCATTTTCTGTGGAATCGCAGCGCAGCGCCAACGCGCTGCCTGGTGGTCGGCACCCGCGCTCCAGTCGACAGGATCACCTATCCCGACCATGATCGGGTGTGCCACCGCGACCGCTCGCTGCCTGACGATATATGGATGAACACTGCCGGAGATCCCGCATCGAGTCCATATTGA
- a CDS encoding ATP-grasp domain-containing protein: MNALDTLRISHTSVAIANGTFDMLPDVNPEGKVYVCGAIKLARIARDKGWVPGSLLNENFKFDIWLAQLGSELLNHDIETGTLADVRTGHLAKFFIRPCEDNKAFDGMVMDSEMIADWRRDPAKAQLQKIDVIVSPVKAIYREYRLFIVNRRVVAGSVYRIGGRAEISPDVEDDVLDYARGVIDTWAPAHSFVMDVCLTQEGLKVIEFNNINSSGFYAINVPKYVEAIQTHYG, from the coding sequence GTGAATGCGCTCGATACGCTCCGCATTTCGCATACGTCGGTCGCAATTGCCAACGGGACGTTCGACATGCTTCCCGATGTGAATCCGGAAGGGAAGGTCTACGTCTGCGGCGCCATCAAGCTCGCCAGGATCGCCCGCGACAAGGGCTGGGTTCCCGGCAGTCTGTTGAACGAAAATTTCAAGTTCGATATCTGGCTCGCGCAACTCGGCTCCGAGCTGCTGAACCACGACATCGAGACCGGCACGCTGGCGGACGTACGCACCGGCCACCTGGCGAAGTTCTTCATCCGCCCGTGCGAAGATAACAAGGCGTTCGACGGCATGGTGATGGACAGCGAGATGATCGCCGACTGGCGGCGCGATCCGGCCAAAGCGCAGCTGCAAAAGATCGACGTCATCGTCTCGCCGGTGAAGGCGATTTATCGTGAATACCGCCTGTTTATCGTGAACCGCAGGGTGGTGGCGGGCTCGGTGTACCGGATCGGCGGCCGGGCGGAGATATCGCCCGATGTGGAAGACGATGTCCTCGACTATGCCCGCGGCGTGATCGACACCTGGGCCCCGGCGCATTCGTTCGTGATGGATGTCTGCCTCACGCAGGAAGGACTGAAGGTGATCGAATTCAATAACATCAACAGCTCGGGTTTTTACGCGATCAATGTTCCCAAATATGTCGAAGCGATTCAAACACACTACGGCTAG
- a CDS encoding OmpA family protein, whose protein sequence is MANEYSVRVTSIEEKQTASMVKMVTAAVMKSELDSKGRVALYINFDTDKAAIRPDGKPAVDEIAALMKKETALHLSVEGHTDNVGDKARNATLSRERAQAVVQALVSDGIDGARLNAAGHGSDKPLVDNGSEEGRAKNRRVELVKVVKG, encoded by the coding sequence ATGGCCAACGAGTACAGTGTGCGCGTCACGTCCATCGAAGAGAAACAGACGGCATCGATGGTGAAGATGGTGACCGCCGCCGTCATGAAGTCGGAACTCGACAGCAAGGGCCGGGTGGCCCTCTATATTAACTTCGACACCGACAAGGCGGCGATCCGCCCGGACGGCAAACCGGCGGTCGACGAAATCGCCGCGCTGATGAAAAAGGAAACCGCGCTGCACCTGTCCGTCGAAGGGCACACCGACAACGTGGGCGACAAGGCCCGCAATGCGACCTTGTCGCGCGAACGTGCGCAAGCGGTGGTGCAAGCCCTGGTGAGCGACGGCATCGACGGCGCCCGCCTGAACGCCGCCGGCCACGGCTCGGACAAGCCGCTGGTGGACAATGGCAGCGAAGAGGGCCGCGCAAAGAACCGCCGCGTCGAACTGGTCAAGGTTGTCAAAGGATGA
- a CDS encoding OmpA family protein, with protein MTKQFNAALCLSISLAFAVTGCKPKPPAAPAEAPVASAPAVVAPAAPAQAPAPVAAATPTPAADSTGAGADLDKIAVITKPLPPFPFIDYPAAIAEGDRRTEQSDFDQKHLIVGNKVHAVEGRFRLISFHLSAAKISKFQAQRDYTKAAVDMGGVKVNTVTPDDDKFVEAHGGDRYTLDKKLDFHGNSSSYDVYFVPTPTGRKWMLIMINDSGVRILSIEEKQTASSVNMVTAAVMKSELDSKGHIALYINFDTDKATLRPDGKPAVDEIAALMKKETALKLSVEGHTDNVGNKARNVTLSRERAQAVVQALVSDGIDSARLSAAGHGAEKPVMDNGSEDGRAKNRRVELVKVVKG; from the coding sequence ATGACCAAACAATTCAACGCCGCTCTTTGCCTTTCGATCTCGCTTGCCTTCGCCGTGACCGGATGCAAGCCGAAACCACCGGCCGCGCCAGCCGAGGCGCCTGTCGCCAGCGCGCCGGCCGTGGTGGCGCCCGCGGCGCCTGCCCAAGCGCCAGCGCCAGTGGCCGCGGCCACGCCAACGCCGGCGGCCGACAGCACCGGCGCCGGCGCCGACCTCGATAAGATCGCGGTCATCACCAAGCCGCTGCCGCCATTCCCGTTTATCGATTATCCGGCGGCCATCGCCGAGGGAGACAGGAGAACCGAGCAATCCGACTTCGATCAAAAGCACCTGATCGTCGGTAACAAGGTGCACGCCGTCGAAGGGCGCTTCCGCTTGATCTCGTTCCATTTGTCGGCTGCGAAGATTTCAAAATTTCAGGCGCAGCGCGATTACACCAAGGCAGCGGTGGACATGGGCGGCGTGAAGGTCAATACCGTCACCCCGGACGATGATAAATTCGTGGAGGCGCATGGCGGCGACCGCTATACCCTGGACAAGAAATTGGATTTCCACGGCAACTCCAGCAGCTATGACGTGTACTTCGTTCCGACCCCCACGGGCCGCAAATGGATGCTCATCATGATCAACGACAGCGGCGTGCGGATCCTGTCCATCGAAGAAAAACAGACGGCTTCGTCGGTGAACATGGTGACCGCCGCCGTAATGAAGTCGGAACTCGACAGCAAGGGCCACATTGCGCTGTACATTAATTTCGATACCGACAAGGCAACCCTGCGCCCCGACGGCAAACCGGCGGTCGACGAAATCGCCGCGCTGATGAAAAAGGAAACGGCGCTGAAGCTGTCGGTAGAAGGCCATACCGATAACGTGGGCAACAAGGCCCGCAACGTGACCCTGTCGCGCGAACGCGCGCAAGCCGTGGTGCAGGCCCTGGTGAGCGATGGCATCGACAGCGCCCGCCTGAGCGCCGCCGGCCATGGTGCGGAAAAGCCGGTGATGGACAATGGCAGCGAAGACGGCCGTGCAAAAAACCGCCGCGTGGAGCTGGTCAAGGTCGTCAAAGGCTGA